From Mytilus edulis chromosome 9, xbMytEdul2.2, whole genome shotgun sequence, the proteins below share one genomic window:
- the LOC139487506 gene encoding L-xylulose reductase-like yields MEVKLNGKRALVTGAGKGIGRGIVKRLAECGAETFALSRTQHDLDSLKAEVPNINIINIDLQDWDKTREEVSKIGHIDLLVNNAGVACVFPFLDTPKEEIDRLYDVNVKAVFNVSQVIAKRMIEKGEGGSIVNISSILSRTAQPNTSAYSSTKGAVDNMTRCMALELGPHNIRVNSVNPTVVMTKMTEGHEHSVTNLLKRTPMGRFADMKDVVNAVVFLLSDESGMISGESLRVDGGLGVY; encoded by the exons ATGGAGGTCAAACTTAATGGAAAAAGAGCTCTCGTTACAGGGGCTGGAAAAG GAATCGGTCGAGGAATCGTCAAAAGATTAGCTGAATGTGGTGCTGAAACATTCGCGCTAAGTAGGACACAACACGACCTTGATAGTCTTAAAGCAGAG GTACCAAATATCAACATAATTAACATCGACTTGCAAGACTGGGATAAAACAAGAGAAGAAGTTAGTAAGATCGGACACATAGACTTACTGGTCAATAATGCTGGTGTTGCCTGTGTATTTCCATTCCTTGACACACCAAAAGAAGAGATAGATAG GTTGTATGATGTCAACGTTAAAGCAGTGTTCAATGTTTCGCAG GTAATCGCCAAGCGCATGATAGAAAAGGGGGAAGGCGGCTCTATAGTGAATATTTCCAGTATACTATCAAGGACAGCTCAGCCTAATACCAGCGCTTATTCTTCTACAAAAGGTGCCGTCGATAATATGACCAGATGTATGGCTCTAGAACTTGGACCCCATAAT ATACGGGTCAATTCAGTAAACCCAACTGTCGTAATGACAAAGATGACGGAAGGACACGAGCATTCAGTGACAAACTTACTGAAGAGAACACCAATGGGGAGGTTTGCTG ACATGAAAGATGTTGTGAATGCCGTAGTATTCCTACTGAGTGACGAAAGTGGCATGATAAGTGGCGAATCTCTTCGTGTCGATGGAGGATTAGGAGTTTACTGA
- the LOC139487518 gene encoding kelch-like protein 12, with the protein MTEVVDDNHSDSTVQNMLEAWEEGLYCDVTLKCGTKQITAHKIVLASLSDYFKNLFKYHNKQSDTHIEEYDLDPSMFKEDTLNQIIEYGYTGRIEIEVGFVQELLMAASFLQIKFVLTECEKFMTHNIETDNVIALVSFSNLFNLKRLLDAVCSFISKDFKDLINNGAFLKLSKDDFKTVLHNDNLTVFDHNVPVENPELEILKLVGMYLSITSVSHFDFKASTVPELLGEIRFSDIHNPEDLKSVADLYPILNCDLIQNAITAESNTKSDLLDRKFANCRKTLQTGRKGFACGGQEHHVLEKFSEAWEDGKDINDRPINFKLWIRRWDGRPVLGGIYVQYRSGKLLIYGEKPKLESIFVSEHEFSLEENEVITKINVRSGWMIDSLKFFTNFGREYGPFGGSGGSEITASSNNDGISYLHSFDGKVVMAQGYLGITCLKFVWVSYGENQCNEVTTDSDSWDASSDGSESD; encoded by the coding sequence ATGACAGAGGTGGTTGACGACAACCATTCTGATAGCACAGTACAGAACATGCTAGAAGCATGGGAAGAAGGATTGTATTGTGATGTTACATTAAAATGTGGAACAAAACAAATCACAGCACATAAGATTGTTCTGGCGTCATTATCTGactatttcaaaaatctttttaaatatcataataAACAAAGTGACACTCACATTGAAGAGTATGATTTAGATCCTAGTATGTTCAAAGAGGACACTTTAAATCAAATTATCGAATATGGTTACACCGGAAGAATTGAAATAGAAGTTGGATTTGTTCAAGAATTACTAATGGCAGCAAGTTTTCTGCAAATAAAATTTGTTCTAACCGAATGTGAAAAGTTCATGACTCATAATATCGAAACTGACAATGTGATTGCCTTAGTTTCTTTCAGTAATCTGTTTAATTTGAAACGTTTATTGGACGCAGTATGCAGTTTTATTTCGAAAGATTTTAAAGACCTTATTAATAATGGAGCATTTTTGAAGTTATCGAAAGACGACTTTAAAACAGTGCTACACAATGATAATCTGACTGTTTTTGATCATAATGTTCCTGTAGAAAATCCTGAACtggaaattttgaaattagtTGGTATGTACCTTAGTATTACAAGTGTTAGTCATTTTGATTTCAAAGCATCAACCGTACCTGAGTTGCTTGGTGAAATCCGTTTCAGTGATATACACAACCCCGAAGATTTGAAATCAGTTGCCGATCTTTATCCGATTCTAAATTGTGATTTGATTCAGAATGCCATAACTGCTGAATCCAACACGAAATCAGATCTATTGGATCGCAAGTTTGCAAACTGTCGTAAAACGCTTCAAACTGGAAGAAAAGGTTTTGCTTGTGGTGGTCAGGAGCATCATGTTCTTGAAAAGTTTTCTGAAGCTTGGGAAGATGGCAAGGATATAAATGACAGACCTATAAACTTCAAGCTGTGGATAAGGAGGTGGGATGGTCGACCAGTACTAGGTGGAATTTATGTACAGTATCGAAGTGGGAAACTTTTAATTTACGGTGAAAAACCAAAGTTAGAATCAATATTTGTGTCAGAACATGAATTTTCACTGGAAGAAAATGAAGttatcactaaaataaatgttCGTAGTGGGTGGATGATTGACAGCTTaaaatttttcacaaattttggaCGAGAGTATGGTCCATTTGGGGGCTCTGGTGGATCAGAAATTACTGCATCATCGAATAATGATGGAATAAGTTATTTACATTCCTTCGATGGAAAGGTCGTTATGGCCCAGGGTTATCTTGGAATTACGTGTTTGAAATTTGTATGGGTGAGTTACGGTGAAAATCAGTGTAATGAAGTGACCACAGACAGTGATAGTTGGGACGCAAGTTCTGATGGATCAGAGAGTGATTAA